The Corynebacterium coyleae genome segment CCCAATCCGGCAAAGCGCCCCGCAGTCAAGCCGGTAACTAACCGCTCTCTGATCGGTGTCGTGCTCTACACCGCTGTTGCAATCGCCGTGGTAGCTGCGGTTGGTCTGGGCGCGTGGTGGTTCGGCTCCGGGATGTATGGCGACATCCCGGAGATCGTCATCCCGCGGTAGCGCTGGCCGAGTAGCGCTGTCTTAGTAGCGCAGCATCTCTGCGACGAGGAACGACAGCTCGAGTGCCTGCTCGGTGTTCAGACGCGGGTCGCAAGCGGACTCGTAACGGCCCGGCAGATCCACATCAGTGATGTCCTGCGCACCGCCGAGGCACTCAGTGACGTCTTCACCCGTGAGCTCGATGTGAATACCACCCGGGTGGCTGCCGAGTTCGCGGTGGACCTCGAAGAAGCCCTGAACTTCGTCGATGATCTTGTCAAAGTGACGCGTCTTGTAGCCATTGCTCGACGTGAACGTATTGCCGTGCATCGGGTCCGACTGCCAAATGACCTTGTGGCCGGAGGCCTCAACCGCCTTGACAATGCCAGGCAGTACTTCGCGGATCCGGTCCTGCCCCATGCGGATCACCATGGTCAAACGACCCGGCTCGCGGTTCGGATCAAGCTTATCTGCGTAAGCGACAGCCTCTTCTGGAGTGGTGGTCGGGCCCAACTTGATACCGATCGGGTTGCTGATCATCGCGGCGAAGTTGACGTGGAAATCGTCGATACCGCGGGTGCGCTCACCGATCCAGAGCTGGTGGGCGGACAGATCGTAAAGCTTCGTCTCACCCTTCCAATCCGTGGCCAAACGCAGCATCGCACGTTCGTAATCCACCAACAGCGCCTCGTGGGATGCGTACACGCTGGACGTGCGCAAGTTCGTGTCACTGACGCCACAAGCATCCATGAACGCAAGCGAACGCGAAATCTCGCGAGCAAGTGCTTCGTAACGCGCACCCGCAGGCGAGTTAGTCACGAACTCTCGGTTCCAGTTATTGATGTTGTGCAGGTCCGCAGTACCGGACGCCGTCAGGGCACGCACCAAGTTCATCGCCGCCGACGAGTTCGCGTACGCACGCACCATGCGGGCCGGATCGTGGCGACGAGACTCCTCGGTCGGATCCACACCATTGACGATGTCACCGCGGTAATTCGGCAAACCATTCTCATCAAGATCAGACGAGCGCGGCTTCGCGTACTGGCCAGCAATACGAGCAAGTTTGACCACCGGCATCGACGCACCGTAGGTCAACACCGCAGCCATCTGCAGCAGGGTCTGCACGTTGGCACGGATGTGTGGCTCGGTGTTGGACTCGAACGTCTCAGCACAATCGCCACCCTGCAGCATGAACGCCTTGCCGTTGGCGACGTCCGCTAGATGCGACTTGAGCCCCTCAACCTCGGGCGCGAGCACGACCGGCGGGACGGACTCCAAAATCTTGCGAACATACTCAGCCTGGGCAGGGTCCCACGACGGCTGCTGCTTCGCATCGCGGGAAATAACATCTTCAAACTGCGCGTTTAAATCTCCCGGCAGCGGCGGCAGATCGGGCAGTACCTCTTTGGGGATATCAATAGTCCAGCTCACCGTTCTATATTTAGCACGGATTACTGCCCCAGTACAGGCGGTACAGCCTGCAACTTCTCACAAGGCGGTTTTATCGTCTCACATTTTGGATACGGCGCCGTCGCGGTTCAACGGCAAATGCTCCGCACATACACGAAACTTCCGCAGATTATGGCGCGCATCAACGAGAGCATCGTGGTTGCCCTCCGGCACCCGTGGCAGGCGCGGCTTGCCTGCCATCTGCCAATACTGCTTCAGCTCGCAGGTGTAGCGCGGCAGCGAACGCGGCAGACCGGACATGTCACCCCATAGTTGCGCGAGCACCACGTGGTCATAGGCGCCAACCCAAGCCCACAGTTCTGGCCTGGTGTCACCCGAGGTGAGAAACTCATAGACCTCGTTACGGATGCGCTCCAGCGACTTCCACACTGGTTGGTTCTTCGGAGGGAGCTTCGACAACACGTGCGCTTTGACCCAAGCGTTGGCGCGTGCTGGGTCGAACTCATCGGACACCGCATAGTATTCGCGGCCATCCTCAGCAACAATGCCGATGGACACCAGCTCGATCGTCTCGCCGTCCTCAATGAATTCGGTGTCGTAGAAGAATCTCACTGCGTCGAACTACTTCCGTTGCTCCGATCGAATATCCCCCAACACCTCGCGCCGCGAAGGGCCCTTCTCCCCCTCAACACGCCTCGGCCAAAACATCACTGCAGCCACCGCCACGACGGCAAGCGGGCCTGCCAGCTTCGGATACCACCCCTGCTCAGACGCAATCAGGAACACCACAACAACGACGCACACCAACGCGATTCGGGTAACAAGCGGTTTATTCATTACTGCACACCTTTCGGCCCAGTTTTCGGTTCAGCACCTTCGGGGTATTTCCCTGTCTGCTCGAGGGACTTCTTCACATCGGTCGCGTAGACATCCACGTATTCCTCACCGATCATCTCTGCAATGCGATGCATGCAGTAGTCCGTAAAGGGACGCACGGCCTCGCGCGAGTCAGGGTCGTAGCCATTTTCAACCGCCCAAGCTCGCGGATCAATCGGCTCCGAAATCTTGATCTGCACCTTGACCGGCCGGATGAGCTTGGTGCCGATCGGGTTCGCGCGACCAGATCCAATCATGCCGACCAAAATCACAGGCACGCCGGTTGGCATAGCGATGCGCGCCATGCCAGTGCGCCCCTTGTACACACGCCCATCCGGCGAACGGGTTCCCTCGGCATAAATGCCGAAGAGCTCGCCGTCGTCGAAAATCTTCTTCACCGTTTCCAGCAAGACGTTCCCGGCGGTGTCGGAGCTTCGGTCAATGGGAACTTGGCCCACGGCGGTGAAGAAAAACCGCTGCAAACGTCCACTGAGCCCCGTGCCAGTGAAGTACTCCATTTTGGCCGGGAACTTCAGCTGCCGGCGAACCATCAACGGCAAGTAAAAGGAATCCAACACAGCCTGATGGTTAGAAACCAACAGGGCCGGACCTTCGTCCGGGATGTTCTCCACACCGTAAATGCGCGGGCGGTTCCACACCAACAGCGGCGGCCCGAAAATAGCCTTGAACAGGGAATACCACTTGTTTGCCATTGTTTCTCCCCTTTTTATCGCAGCTGGCGGGCCAAATCAGCAACGCCAATCATACCCGCCTTCGCTCCGAGCTCAGCACAGAGGATCTCCGGCAGCGGACGGTATCCAGCGCCGACGATGTTCGACGCCATGGACGCTTTGGCAGCGTCAAGGAAAAGATCAGCGTCTTCGCTCACACCACCGCCGAGGACGATCAGCGATGGATCCAAAATGTCGGACACCATTGCCAGGCCTCGTCCCAGCCAGATGGAGAAACTCTCCAGAGCCGCCACACCCAGCCCATCGCCTGCGCGTGCTGCGGCCATAATGTCGTGCCCGCTTGCTCGCTTTTCGACGACCTCCCGGTACAAATCGGAACCTCGATACCCTCCCCTGCTGGCAATCTCGATCGCACAATCGACCAGCGAGGTGCCAGAAGCGTATCGCTCAAGACAGCCCTGCTTGCCACACGAGCACACCCGACCTCCCGGCACCACCGTGATGTGGCCAAACTCAGGCGCGGTGCCGAACGCACCACGGTAGATCTCGCCACGGTGCATCAGCGTTGCGCCGATCCCTGTGCCGACGGCGAAAAACACCCACGTCTCTGCGTCACGAGCGGCACCGAACCGATACTCACCCCAGGCTGCCGCATTCGCATCGTGCTCGAGCCGGACCGGCAGCCCCAGCGCATTCTCCAAATCTTTGCGCACCGGCTGATCATCACGCCACGGCAAATGGGGCGCAAAACGCACGATTTCACACTCCGGGTCGAGGAAGCCCGCAACGGCAGCGCCAACTGCCCCGATCTCGTGTTTGTCCTGGAGCTGCTCGACCATCTGCACGATCGTGCGGGTCAGCCCGTCAGCGTCCTGCGGGGTCCGCGTACTCACCGTGTCGAGGATCGAACCATCCGGCGCGACCACAGATGCACGAGCGTTCGTCCCGCCAATGTCAAAGCCGACTGTCAGCGCCTGGTCTCCTCGTTGTGAAGTCATAGCCGGACAGTTTATGCCCCTGACAGCGGTCAGCCCTAACCCGCCAACACGTCGCGCAGGCGCTCCCCCAGAGTGCCCCACGAAAACTCCCGTTGTACATGCTTGCGCCCGGCGGTGCCCATGGCGGTGCGGTGGTCGTCGCAAAGCAATTGCCCAATGGACCGTGCGACCTCATTCACATCGCGACCATTGACGACGACACCGCTTTCCGGCACCACCGTCTCCGGCGCACCACCGGAATCGCCAGCGACTACCGCAACCCCACACGCCTGCGCCTCGAGATACACAATCCCCAGACCTTCCACATCAAGACCACCCCACCGCGTCCGCGCGGGCATGGCAAACACATCGGCGGCAGCCACAATGTCGCGCAACCGCTCGCGCGACACCCGGCCCGTGAATTCCACGCCCGGCGAAGACGCGGCGAGCTTGCGCAGCCGCTGCTCGTACGGCCCCTCCCCCACAATCACCAATCTCGCATTCGGCGCGTATCGACGAATCTCCGGCAACGCACGGATCAACACATCCTGTCCCTTGCGCGGGACCAACCGCGACGAACACACCACAAGTGGTGCATCGCCCACGCCGAGCCAGCGCCGCGTTTCATCCCGCTTGTGCGCGCTCGCTGGCGCGAAGAAATCCGTGTCCACCCCCGACGGCAGCGCAACATAGTCGACGTCATCGCCGAACACCGCCTGCAAGCGCTCTATCGTGAACCGCGAAATGTACGTCACCACATCCGCGCTACGACCAATCCGGCGCAACACCTGACGGGCCCCGGGAATCATCGCCCAGCCAACCTCGTGGCCGTGGGTAGTAGCCACCACACGTTTTGCTCCAGCGCGTTTCGCCTGGGCTCCGAGAATTGCCAACGGTGCAGCCGCACCGAACCACACAGTGTCGATGCTGTGTGTTCTGATAATTCGAGCCATCTCCCGAGCAAGCCCCGGGGTAGGCAACATGATGTTGCGAGGCCAACGAATCACCGCGAAACTCTGCTCGGCGTCCCACTCGCGCGCAGCATCTGCTTCCTGGACGGAGGCGAGCACCACGATTGATTCCGGGCCTTCGCGCTTGACGAGCTCGTCGACGTAATCCCGTAAGTACGACTGAATCCCGCCGACAGTGGGCGGGAAATCATTCGTTACCAACAACGTGGTCATAATCGCGCTAGTAGCGCACAGCCCCCTGAATCGGCATGGAGTTCGCCGGCACTACCTGGATCGGAATGCCGTAGTCAGACGAGTGCACGACCATGCCGTTACCGATGTACATACCCACGTGAGTCACACCCGGGTAGTAACCAATGATGTCACCCGGCTGCAACGCATCCAGCGACACCGGCGTGCCACCCGCAAGCTGCGCTTGGGAGGTACGCGGAATGCTAATGCCGTTCTGCCCATACGCCCATACCATCAGACCAGAGCAATCGAACGCATCCGGCCCAGCGGAGCCCCAGCCATATGGCTTACCCACCTGAGCCAACGCCGCACCAACGATTCCGGAGTCCACGCCCGGAAGCGACGCGCCGCTAATCGGGTTGTCCTTATTGATCCAGCGCAGGCGATCGGCCTCGCTCAAGTTGTCTACGCGGCGTTCGATGTCACGAACCTTGTCATCCAACTCTTCACGTTCACGCTCCAGCTTCTTACGCTGAATCTCCAGCTCATTGCGCGCATGGCGTGCCTCAGCCACCGCAATATTGGCCGAGTTGGACTTCTCTGCCGCCATCCGGTTGGCATCCTCCAACTCGGTCAACGCGCGTTGAGACTTGCGAGTGAGCGCCGCCAAATAAGCAGAACGGTCGATCGCCTCTTGCGGGTTGCCCGAATCCAGGGTGGTCAGGATCGCGTCAGATTTCGGGATACGGTAACGGGACTGCGCAATGTCACCGACATTCCTGCGATGCTCGTTGCTTACCTCCTGAATAGCGGCAAGTTCCTGTTTCGCCTCTGCAGCGCGGCCATTGGCTTCCTTAACCTTGCGCTCTGAATCGGCGATTTTCTCTTCGAGTCCCTTAATTTCTTCCGACTTCGCAGTGGCGTCGTGGGAGATCTGCTCCATCTCATCGATGAGAGCATCGACATCATCGGCCTTCACAGGGGCCGCGACGCCGCCGGCGAGGATGACGCCGACGAGCGCGGACACTGCGGTCTTCTGAGCAGAAGGACGACGAGACTGAAAAGAGTGCTTACCCACGACCAAAACCTTTTCGCAATACTTGTGAGAACACAAAAACTATAGCGACATCGGCCCCACCGTCCAAGCAAAAAACATGGCCACACAGCATATTGTGAATCAAGAGCACTGGTGTGACGCACGAGGTGTCAAGGTCCCCAAAACGCACGAAAGCCCCAACTCCAAACACAGAGTCGGGGCTTGAAAACGTGCCGTTAGAAGCGAACCACAGAGTGGATCGGCATGAGGTGCAGATCGCGGTAGCCCACCGGGATACCGGAGTTCAGCGCATCGATGATCTGGCCGTTGCCAACGTAGATGCCAACGTGGGATGCACCACCGTAGTAAACAACGATGTCACCCGGCTGGATGTTGCTCAGCGCAACCTGCTGGCCAGCAGCAGCCTGAGCCTGGGAGGTACGCGGGATGGACTTGCCAGCCTGAGCGTAAACCCAGGAGGTGAAGCCGGAGCAGTCGAATGCGTTCGGGCCAGCCGCACCGTAAACGTACGGGGAACCAACCTTGGACTGTGCGATGGACACAACGCGCTCAGCGAAGGACGGCTGCGGGGCCGGAGCCGGCTGCGGCGCAGCGGCCGGTGCCGAGTAGTTGGTTGCGGCCTGTGCCGGCAGAACCTGCTTCTCGACGTTCGCGATGAAGGCGCTGAAGCCCGGAACGTTGTTCACGCCCGGCAGAGCCTTCACGCGAGCGATAGCAGCCTGAGCGTCGCCCGTAGCGGCTGCGCCCTTCAGCGACGGGATCCAGGCGTCAATGCCCGGGATTGCCGCTACGCCTGGAATGGTCTCAATACCCGGGACCTGTACTGCGATCGGCGAGTTGGGGACGCGGACCTCTGCTGCGGAGGCGGCGGCCGGCGCGATGAGCGCAGCGCCTGCTGCGAGAGCGGTGGTGGCCGCTGCTGCGCGGGCTGCGGTGTTGGTCTGGCGACGGTGCTTTGCCACTTTAGATTTTCTCCATATCTTCTCTTCGCCAACCGGGTTAGCTGTCGGGCGGGGTGTTGAGAAATGACCCTCGGTCCGAACGACCTACGCCCCACGGGAGCAAGTACTCCACTCTGGTTCCCCGGTCCCCTTCGGCTTCGATCGGCTTTTCCGATCTCCACTTCAGAGTTACGGCTCATATGTTGTTTTCGATCCATGCTTCCAACGGCTGTTGTCGCAATGTCTCGAACAGGTTACGAAACGGCAACAAGAGTGTCCAGCCAACACGCCGTTACAGTTCCGTTATCAAAAGATTTGACGCAAAGCTGCGTCGAAGCCTCCGTTTCTAAATGAAAACTAAGAACGGTCCAATATCCCCAAAACACGGCCATACGCTGCGCATTTATCCGCCAAACCAAGAAGCAAGTTGATCTCCGCAAAGTTAAAGACAACCCAATTAAAACGGATTGTGTGATCTTACTCACACTTGCTTGTTAACCTCATTGTTACAAAGAAAATCGCCCCGCACCACAGTGTGGTGCGGGGCGATTCACGCAACTACTTACATGCTAGCGAGGCGATACGTCGCGGTCGTCGCGATCCTTGTTGGCCTCGAGAGCACGCAGCGTCTCGACAGCCTCCTCGTGCTTCTGCTTCTCTGCATCGCGTACACGCTCAGACACGCCGATCTCGGCGGGCGAGAACTTACCGATGGTCTCAGAGTCAGCGAAGCCAAGCTGGTTCATCTGCTTCGGCACACGAGCACCTGCGTACTCGAGCGGAACCGGGTGACCATTCTCGTCCACTGGGCCAAGCGGCTGGTGGATCTCGATGAAGGCACCGTTCGGCAAACGCTTGATGATGCCGGTCTCGATACCGTGCTCCAGCACAGCGCGGTCGGAGCGCTGCAGGCCGATGCACAGACGGTAGGTGATGAAGAATGCCAGCGGCGGCAGAACAATGATGCCGATACGTCCCACCCAGGTCATCGCGTTCAGCGAGATCTGGAAGAAGTGAGCAACGTGGTCGTTACCACCGGAGATGGTCATCAGCAGGAAGAAGGTCAGACCCATCACGCCGATGCCGGTACGTACCGGAACGTCACGCGGACGCTGCAGCAAGTTGTGGTGTGCGTCGTCGCCGGTGACCTTCTTCTCGATAAAGGGGTAGGCGATGAGCAGCGCAACCATCAGACCACAGAGCAGTGCGACCCAGAATGCACCCGGGATGGTGTAGCTACCGATGTAGAGCTCCCAAGCCGGCATGACACGGGCGGCACCATCAGTCCACAGCATGTAGACGTCAGGCTGCGAACCAGCAGACACCTGCGACGGGTTGTACGGGCCGATGTTCCAAATACCGTTGATGGTGGTCAGACCAGCCATTGCAGCCAGCACTGCGAACACGATCATCATGTAGCCGATTGCGTGCGTTGCAAACACCGGCATGATGCGGACACCAACAACGTTGTTCTCGGTGCGACCCGGTCCCGGGAACTGGGTGTGCTTCTGGAACCACACGAGCAGCAGGTGAGCTGCGATCAGCGCCAGGATGATGCCCGGCAGGATCAGCACGTGCAGGATGTAGAAGCGGTCCAGCATCAGATCGGACGGGAAGTCGCCGCCGAAGATAGCCCAGTGCATCCAGGTGCCGATGATCGGCAGGCCCAGGATGATCGCGGACATAATGCGCAGACCAACACCGGAGAGCAGATCGTCCGGCAGGGAGTAGCCCATGAAGCCCTCAATCATGCCGAGGAGGACAAGGGTTACACCGATGAGCCAGTTTGCCTCACGCGGGCGACGGAACGCACCGGTGAAGAAGACACGCATCATGTGGGCGAACATGGCCATCATGAACATCAGTGCAGCCCAGTGGTGCATCTGACGAACAAACAGGCCACCGCGGACGTCAAAGGAAATGTCAAGCGCGGTTGCGTATGCACGGGACATTTCGACGCCGTTGAGCGGCAGGTATGCACCGTCGTAGATCACCTTGGTGATCGACGGGTCGAAGAACAAGGCCAGGTAGATACCGGTCAGCAGCAGGATGATGAAGCTGTAGAGCGCCATCTCGCCGAGCATGAAGGACCAGTGCGTCGGGAAGACCTTGTTGAGCTGCGGGCGCAGGACGCCCGCAACGGTAAAGCGGGAATCCGCATTGTTTGCGGCTTGCTGAAGTTTCGTACTCATTAGGACTGACGCTCCCAGAATGCCGGGCCGACGGGCTCAATGAAGTTCCCGTTGGCGATGAGGTAACCGTCTTCGTCAACCGTCACAGGAAGCTGCGGCAGTGCACGAGCGGCGGGACCGAAGATCGGCTTACCGTGCTGCAACGCATCGAACTGCGACTGGTGGCACGGGCACAGGATGCGGTTGGTCTGAGCCTCGTACAGCGAGGTCGGGCAACCAATGTGCGTGCAAATCTTGGAGTAGGCGTAGTAATCGCCGTAGTGGAAGTCTTCCTGACCCTCACGTTCGATGACGCGCTTCGCGTCCTCAGAACGCAGACGGATCAGCATGACAGCGTTGCGCGGACCGTGGATGGAGTGCATCTGGTTCTCATACACATCGCGCTTCGGGTCGTATTCCTTGCCGTCATTGACGTCCTCTGGGTAGAGCGGGAACACGGTCTCCATCGCAGCGGCGGCAAGGTCCTCCGGACGCATACGCACCAGGCGAGACACGCCGGCGGTGGTGTAGTGCGAGCCGACCTCACCCTTGTGAAGTTCTGCAATCGCACCGGTGTCGCGGCCGAGGTAAACCTTCACGCCTTGATCCTGGACGGTCCAGCCGTGGGTCCACAGGGTGCCGTCGCCGAAGTAGTTCAGCTCGTGGCGGACCTTCCACGGGTTCTTGATCATGCCGCCAAGCGGAGCGATGACCATCAGACCGGCGAGGACACCAGCGGTGCCGAGCAGACCCTTGAGCGCCTTGCGACGACCAAGCGTCGAGGTCTCCCAAGCATCGTTCAGCAGAGCGGTCGTAGTGCGACGATCCAGTTCGCTGGACGGGCCGTCATGGCGACGCTGTACAGCGATCTCTTCAGGGACAAACTTCTTCACGTACTGGATGATTGCAACACCCAGGCCGAGGAAGGCCAGACCTGCGGTCAGGCCAAGCAGTGGCGTGTAGAAGGTGTAGATCCAGAGTCCTTCGTCGCCGTGGAACTTCGGCTCCCACGGCCAGAACAGGTAAACACCGAGGAAAGCAATCGCGGCGAGAACCGAGATGGCCAACCAAATCTTGATGCCACGCTCAGAGGACTTCTCGCGAGGGTCACCCTCGACCGGGAAGCGCTCCTTACGGTAAGCAACCGTTACGTCGTCAAGCTCCGTGCCGAGAGCAGCGAGCTCCGCATTGCTCATGCGGTCAAGCTCTTCCTTCGTGTAATTTTTCTTCACATCACTCATGAGCGGGATCCAATCCACATAGCACCAGCGGCGACCAGCGAGATGCCGATCATCCACATCGCAATACCTTCAGAAACCGGGCCGAGGCCACCGAGGGACCAGCCACCCGGGGACGGGGTCTCCTTGGTCGACTTAATGAAGGCAATGATGTCCTTCTTCTCATCAGCGCTGAGCTGACGGTCAGAGAACTTCGGCATGTTCTGCGGACCAGTGAGCATCGCCTGGTAGATCTCCTGCTCGTTCGCAGGGTCGAGCACCGGGGCGTACTTACCAGAAGACAATGCGCCACCACGACCGGTGAAGTTGTGGCAGGAGGCGCAGTTCAAACGGAAGAGTTCGCCGCCACGTGCGACGTCTGCTTCCTGAACCTTGCCGTCGTAGTTCTTGCCGCGCAGCTCTTCCTTAGCCAGGGTGCCGTCCGGGTTGTACACGAGCTCCGGGCCACCACCGTTGGCTGCGACATATGCAGCCAAGGCGAGAGCCTGGTTCTCCGTGTAGCGCGGCTTCTTACGCTCAGCCTGCGCGTCGTTCGACATCATCGGCATACGGCCAGAGTTGACCTGGAAGTACACGGCGCCTTCGCCGGTACCGATCAGAGACGGACCACGGTCGGCAACGCCCTGCAGGTTCGCACCGTGGCAGGTGATGCAAGCGACGTCGTAGATTTCCTTACCCTCCTGGATAAGGGCCTGGTCGTCACGCTGGGCGGTGGCCACCTGTGCATTAGGGGCCAATGCGGATGCGAGAAGACCCGCGCCGGACAAGCCCAGCGTCAACGCAGCAGCACCTGCGAAGGTGCGCTGCGCCTTGCGTGCGCGACGCTTCTTGTTGGGTGAGTTTTCCATTTTGTTCCTTATTAACGAGTTTTCAGAACACGTCTGCAGCCCGGGTTATACCCAGGGCACGGCTACTGGACGAGGTAGAGGGTGATGAACACGCCGATCCAAATGGCGTCAACGAAGTGCCAGTAGTACGAAACCACCATGGCAGCAGTTGCCTGTGCCGGGGTGAACTTCGACTTGGCTACTCGCATCAGCACGACGATGAACGCGATAATGCCTGCAGTCACGTGCGCCATGTGGAAACCGGTGATGATGTAGAACACCGATCCATAAACGCTGGATTGCGGGGTCACGCCGTGCATGACCATCTCGGTCCATTCGAATGCCACCAGACCAAGGAAGATGACGCCAAGCACAACGGTTACGGTGAACCACTTGCGCAAGCCGTATACGTCACCTCGTTCTGCAGCGAACACGCCGAACTGAGAGGTGAAAGAGGAACCAATCAGCACGACGGTAATGATTCCACCGAAAAGGACGTTGAGGTGGTCCGTCTGGTTGCTCCAGTCACCTGCGGCGAGGCCGTTTGCGCGCGATGTGAAGTACATCGCGAACAAGCCGGCAAAGAACATGAGCTCTTGGGCGAGGAACGCGATCGTGCCAACGCTGACCATGTTCGGCCGGTTCAGCGCCGGAAGACGATTCTGCGGAGTCGCCATATTTGGGTTAGTAGTTGCGGTCGTCACGCATGCGATTATCCCCTATTTCTTCCTGATATTCATCTCATTCACCCCCACGATTTCCCTGTGAGACAGGGCCCGACCAGCAGCATTTAAAAACATTTTGGTTGCGAAAATAATTTTTAGAATTTCGGGAACTTTTTATAGCACCTATCCGACGCACATCAACGCAGGTCATTGCCCCGCCACCCAAAGTCGCCGTCTCCCCCACAAGATAGTTCCCCCAATTGCTCGAGCAAATAGGAGTCGCGCTGGGGTTCCAGAAAGTTCCCAGGTGTGCCCGACATCACATTGCGGCACACCCCCGCTTCGTGCCTAAACTTTCGATTGATTGAAATCTCTTTAACAACAAAAATGCCCCTTCCGATAACTCGGAAGGGGCATTGTCGTGGGCCGGGAAGGCCGCGACCCACTCTTTCTGCGTTAGTGCTTCTCGCGCGGAATACCGTACTGCAGGTTCAGCTGGGCGGTAGCCCAGATCAGCATGACCGCACCAAAGGCGATCAGCCAGAACTGCCAGAAGGCAATGCCGAGGCCGAGGAACAGAATCGATGCAGACATCGTAAACGGCCAGATCGAGCCCGGCGAGAAGAAGCCCAGCACGCCAGCGCCGTCTTCAATCTCTGCCTCTTCCCAGTCTTCCGGGAGGACGTCAGAGCGGGACTCCGCAATGTGGAGGTAACCGCCGAGCATGAAGCAGAGTGCGGTAGCAAGCACGAGGCCCACTGCGCCGATCCACTCAACGCCGAAGAGGTATGCGTCTTCGCCGATCCACGCCGTTGCGAGGATGTAGAACACTGCCATCAGGGCAAGAAATGTGCCAATGGCGTAGAAAACTTTTGAACCGGTTCCCATGGCTACGTTCTCTCTTTCTTAAACGGTCGCGTTCGGATCGACAGTGTTGACGCCGTCACGAGAACCCTCGCGCTCGGACACAAACGGACGGGTGCTGGTTGCGTACGGTGCTTCACCGATGGAGCGCAGTGCCTCGGAGTTCGGTGCCTCCGGGTTCTGACGACGGAATTCGATGTACTGCTGGAACTTCTCCGGTGTAACTGCACGGATCTCGAAGTTCATCATTGCGTGGTAGGTACCGCACATCTCAGCACAGCGGCCGACGAATGCACCTTCC includes the following:
- the qcrB gene encoding cytochrome bc1 complex cytochrome b subunit, whose amino-acid sequence is MSTKLQQAANNADSRFTVAGVLRPQLNKVFPTHWSFMLGEMALYSFIILLLTGIYLALFFDPSITKVIYDGAYLPLNGVEMSRAYATALDISFDVRGGLFVRQMHHWAALMFMMAMFAHMMRVFFTGAFRRPREANWLIGVTLVLLGMIEGFMGYSLPDDLLSGVGLRIMSAIILGLPIIGTWMHWAIFGGDFPSDLMLDRFYILHVLILPGIILALIAAHLLLVWFQKHTQFPGPGRTENNVVGVRIMPVFATHAIGYMMIVFAVLAAMAGLTTINGIWNIGPYNPSQVSAGSQPDVYMLWTDGAARVMPAWELYIGSYTIPGAFWVALLCGLMVALLIAYPFIEKKVTGDDAHHNLLQRPRDVPVRTGIGVMGLTFFLLMTISGGNDHVAHFFQISLNAMTWVGRIGIIVLPPLAFFITYRLCIGLQRSDRAVLEHGIETGIIKRLPNGAFIEIHQPLGPVDENGHPVPLEYAGARVPKQMNQLGFADSETIGKFSPAEIGVSERVRDAEKQKHEEAVETLRALEANKDRDDRDVSPR
- the qcrA gene encoding cytochrome bc1 complex Rieske iron-sulfur subunit, which produces MSDVKKNYTKEELDRMSNAELAALGTELDDVTVAYRKERFPVEGDPREKSSERGIKIWLAISVLAAIAFLGVYLFWPWEPKFHGDEGLWIYTFYTPLLGLTAGLAFLGLGVAIIQYVKKFVPEEIAVQRRHDGPSSELDRRTTTALLNDAWETSTLGRRKALKGLLGTAGVLAGLMVIAPLGGMIKNPWKVRHELNYFGDGTLWTHGWTVQDQGVKVYLGRDTGAIAELHKGEVGSHYTTAGVSRLVRMRPEDLAAAAMETVFPLYPEDVNDGKEYDPKRDVYENQMHSIHGPRNAVMLIRLRSEDAKRVIEREGQEDFHYGDYYAYSKICTHIGCPTSLYEAQTNRILCPCHQSQFDALQHGKPIFGPAARALPQLPVTVDEDGYLIANGNFIEPVGPAFWERQS
- the qcrC gene encoding cytochrome bc1 complex diheme cytochrome c subunit encodes the protein MENSPNKKRRARKAQRTFAGAAALTLGLSGAGLLASALAPNAQVATAQRDDQALIQEGKEIYDVACITCHGANLQGVADRGPSLIGTGEGAVYFQVNSGRMPMMSNDAQAERKKPRYTENQALALAAYVAANGGGPELVYNPDGTLAKEELRGKNYDGKVQEADVARGGELFRLNCASCHNFTGRGGALSSGKYAPVLDPANEQEIYQAMLTGPQNMPKFSDRQLSADEKKDIIAFIKSTKETPSPGGWSLGGLGPVSEGIAMWMIGISLVAAGAMWIGSRS
- the ctaE gene encoding aa3-type cytochrome oxidase subunit III; this translates as MTTATTNPNMATPQNRLPALNRPNMVSVGTIAFLAQELMFFAGLFAMYFTSRANGLAAGDWSNQTDHLNVLFGGIITVVLIGSSFTSQFGVFAAERGDVYGLRKWFTVTVVLGVIFLGLVAFEWTEMVMHGVTPQSSVYGSVFYIITGFHMAHVTAGIIAFIVVLMRVAKSKFTPAQATAAMVVSYYWHFVDAIWIGVFITLYLVQ
- the ctaF gene encoding aa3-type cytochrome oxidase subunit IV, which translates into the protein MGTGSKVFYAIGTFLALMAVFYILATAWIGEDAYLFGVEWIGAVGLVLATALCFMLGGYLHIAESRSDVLPEDWEEAEIEDGAGVLGFFSPGSIWPFTMSASILFLGLGIAFWQFWLIAFGAVMLIWATAQLNLQYGIPREKH